Proteins found in one Fusarium oxysporum Fo47 chromosome V, complete sequence genomic segment:
- a CDS encoding cytochrome P450: protein MSLLDALDSSPTRLLLGCLLLAGIAYTLYRSMLPRPFADIPYNVSATNRILGDLPDVKAFGSLTDWLATQAIKHQSPLFQAFIRPFGKPWVVVADHYEAAEICTHRVKEFDRGTSSTAVFNCVVPGAHITLTSSDPQFRKNKELVRNLMTPSFLSEVSAPEIYDKFSRLVDLWNMKTEHANGQFFSASKDVHNAALDIIVCAAFGLDTQHTQLVKEIQELTPDNNTSSTKIDGEIAFEELPLNEELNALATVAESVAKIIKTPSPPLFHWMYRSFSATLKNAFALTKQLQEREIANGIKRRANGEAMKCALDEISVREEALAKKEGREPDYYSQVITSEMMSYLIGGHETTSSAVRWGLSYLSAEQRAQSELRNALQQAYPQAKSERRAPSLVEIIQTRVPYLDAVVEEILRLSYPFGMTLREVQVDTQILGARVPKGTTVVFLSNGPSILSPPIDFDDSRSSEWVKSRKPKPLEKDYDYSSFKPERWLKTTASPDGKEDLSFDSQAFPIQAFGLGPRGCFGRRMSYLEMKIFFTLVVWTFELLPLPADVARPKPVSSLTRNPDRVFIKPRKVVL from the exons ATGTCGTTGCTTGATGCTCTAGACTCGTCGCCCACGAGGCTCTTATTAGGATGTCTCTTATTAGCAGGCATCGCCTACACCCTCTACCGCTCAATGCTACCCCGTCCCTTCGCGGACATCCCCTACAACGTCTCCGCGACGAATCGTATCCTGGGCGATCTTCCAGACGTCAAGGCTTTCGGGAGCTTGACCGACTGGTTAGCGACGCAGGCTATAAAACACCAATCACCATTATTCCAGGCTTTTATCCGCCCTTTTGGGAAGCCGTGGGTTGTTGTCGCTGATCATTATGAGGCCGCTGAAATTTGCACGCATCGGGTGAAGGAGTTTGATAGAGGGACGTCGAGCACTGCTGTTTTTAACTGTGTTGTGCCGGGGGCGCATATCACCCTTACGAGTTCGGATCCGCAGTTTAGGAAGAATAAGGAGCTTGTGAGGAATTTGATGACACCGTCGTTTTTGTCAGAG GTATCTGCGCCCGAAATTTACGACAAGTTTTCTCGGCTGGTTGACCTCTGGAATATGAAGACAGAGCACGCCAATGGTCaattcttctcagcctcaaaggATGTACACAACGCGGCCCTTGATATTATCGTGTGCGCCGCTTTTGGCCTCGACACTCAACATACCCAACTCGTCAAGGAAATTCAGGAACTCACACCAGACAACAACACCTCATCAACCAAGATCGACGGTGAAATTGCGTTCGAAGAACTCCCTCTCAATGAAGAGCTCAACGCCTTGGCAACTGTCGCCGAGAGCGTCGCCAAGATTATCAAGACGCCTTCCCCGCCGCTATTCCACTGGATGTATCGAAGTTTTTCAGCGACCCTGAAGAACGCCTTTGCCCTTACCAAGCAGTTGCAGGAGCGAGAAATCGCTAATGGCATTAAGCGAAGAGCGAATGGAGAGGCTATGAAATGTGCGCTTGATGAGATCTCCGTTCGAGAAGAGGCATTGGCGAAGAAAGAGGGGAGAGAGCCTGACTACTACTCTCAGGTTATTACTAGTGAA ATGATGTCCTACCTCATCGGCGGTCATGaaacaacatcatcagctGTACGATGGGGCCTAAGCTATCTCAGCGCCGAGCAAAGAGCCCAATCCGAACTTCGCAACGCGCTTCAACAAGCTTATCCTCAAGCTAAATCTGAGCGACGTGCGCCATCACTCGTTGAGATCATCCAAACTCGTGTTCCTTACCTTGATGCAGTCGTCGAAGAGATTCTTCGCTTGTCGTATCCTTTTGGTATGACTCTCCGAGAAGTCCAAGTTGACACACAGATCCTTGGTGCTCGGGTGCCAAAAGGCACAACAGTTGTCTTCTTATCAAACGGCCCTAGTATATTGTCTCCTCCCATTGATTTCGATGACTCACGAAGTAGTGAGTGGGTCAAATCTCGCAAACCAAAGCCTTTGGAGAAGGACTATGACTATTCGAGTTTCAAGCCTGAGAGATGGCTCAAGACGACCGCTAGTCCAGATGGGAAAGAGGATTTGAGCTTCGATTCTCAGGCGTTCCCCATTCAAGCCTTTGGGCTAGGTCCGAGAGGTTGCTTTGGAAGGAGGATGTCGTATCTTGAGATGaagatcttcttcactcTTGTCGTCTGGACCTTTGAGTTGTTGCCGTTGCCAGCTGATGTTGCGAGACCTAAGCCAGTTTCGTCATTGACTAGAAACCCTGATAGAGTGTTTATCAAGCCGCGAAAGGTAGTGCTGTAG
- a CDS encoding P-loop containing nucleoside triphosphate hydrolase protein → MKLELTLEHLPEVTQPLPEHKTNQSGQSQDAHEDNLPGNTEHEKSANAEEHQDEKATTEDEKLEEVGNDDVADTTKEEELKWTELLLDDDYDFETAIDKSPSQQEWSRQKHEENQQNVYLDRIMSMVGHEQVKAHFLAVKEKVDTARRWNRSIKDWTFDLLIHGRNGTGKNMIAQIYTEFLHSIGVVDKKKFAVENKWYKDKITPEASILFFWDADRIDRESEVDDLLEAIKGSNSRTVLILSFRKLDPDTQKALDTSSESRRRFSNIIRLENYRESVIFELLTRLCKSKPEFGDRSTTLLRTLSQKIAGRALAEGRAFNNAHAVAEGVDKVCERYQKRKEAAWMAWAKTHSPDDGETFGPEHFKDGISLEDEDIEHIIDLAEVNYQHQLHGLKPLEPIDFDPDFNRSKRADENRNALFEDLVGFEQITDRFRKYQKMANGMRRYGLDPKPHIPWAFVFKGPPGTGKTSTARKVGKLFYDIGFLSSDEVVTCSVTNLTGELSRHTGPRVINQFELGLGKVLFIDEAYRLIDDSFHKEAIGELVDVMTKPRYAHNMVVILAGHSDEMEELLMLNPGLRSRFPTVLEFPQMAPEECLKLLEKLLSKLNISLSISTTGEHKVAVLDVLKQLIDSKGWASGRDVKALSQAIMNLFLRKRSSAKEQLVSVECDSILDKKDLLEVISRLPPVNDLRIVFHYNNCMYAVAGLVIEQQSGRPWYEFLKERILEPLGMHRAVRHRKKLPHGNVAEPHVVIDGYSLHRQKPVDTAADDTFMELAGGVWSNVSDMMKWAKLSSTPCTSSLRSSNRFRPSYHTNPISPPLP, encoded by the exons ATGAAACTCGAATTAACTCTCGAACATTTGCCCGAAGTTACTCAACCTCTGCCCGAACATAAGACTAATCAATCTGGCCAATCCCAAGATGCTCATGAAGACAAC CTGCCGGGCAATACTGAGCACGAGAAGTCTGCAAATGCAGAAGAGCACCAAGATGAGAAAGCGACAACAGAGGATGAAAAGTTAGAGGAGGTTGGGAACGATGACGTGGCTGATACCACTAAAGAGGAGGAACTGAAATGGACGGAACTACTTCTAGACGACGACTATGATTTCGAAACAGCCATAGACAAATCTCCCTCTCAGCAAGAATGGTCACGTCAGAAGCACGAAGAGAACCAGCAAAATGTTTACCTCGATCGTATCATGTCAATGGTCGGCCATGAACAAGTCAAAGCCCACTTCCTGGCCGTCAAGGAAAAGGTCGATACTGCCAGGCGCTGGAACAGGTCTATAAAAGACTGGACTTTTGATCTTTTAATTCATGGAAGAAATGGAACTG GCAAAAACATGATCGCCCAAATCTACACCGAGTTCCTGCATAGTATTGGGGTAGTTGATAAGAAGAAGTTCGCTGTCGAAAATAAATGGTACAAAGATAAGATTACGCCAGAAGCCTCA attcttttcttctggGACGCTGATAGGATTGATCGAGAATCCGAGGTCGATGACCTTCTAGAAGCAATAAAGGGCTCAAACTCTCGCACCGTACTCATATTGTCCTTTAGAAAGCTCGATCCCGATACACAGAAAGCACTGGATACCAGTAGCGAGTCAAGACGTCGCTTCTCGAATATCATCAGGCTCGAGAACTACAGAGAAAGTGTGATTTTCGAACTGCTTACACGACTTTGCAAAAGCAAACCGGAGTTTGGTGATCGGTCTACTACTCTGCTGAGAACGTTGAGTCAAAAGATAGCTGGTAGGGCTTTGGCGGAGGGGCGTGCTTTCAACAATGCACATGCTGTTGCGGAAGGAGTTGACAAGGTCTGCGAGCGGTATCAAAAGCGTAAAGAAGCTGCTTGGATGGCTTGGGCCAAGACACATTCCCCTGACGACGGAGAGACCTTTGGACCAGAGCATTTCAAGGATGGAATCAGTCTTGAAGAT gaagatatcgagCACATCATCGACTTGGCAGAAGTCAACTACCAGCATCAACTCCACGGTCTGAAACCGCTGGAACCTATTGACTTTGATCCTGATTTCAATAGATCTAAAAGAGCCGATGAGAATCGCAATGCTCTGTTTGAGGATCTCGTTGGTTTTGAGCAGATCACCGACAGGTTTCGGAAGTATCAGAAGATGGCTAATGGCATGCGTCGTTATGGTCTTGACCCGAAACCGCATATCCCTTGGGCCTTTGTATTTAAAGGGCCTCCAGGAACGGGTAAAAC TTCTACGGCTCGCAAGGTTGGCAAGCTCTTTTACGACATAGGCTTTCTCTCTTCAGATGAAGTAGTAACCTGCTCCGTCACGAATCTCACCGGGGAGCTCTCAAGACACACTGGACCCAGAGTAATCAACCAGTTCGAGCTCGGCCTTGGAAAGGTTCTTTTCATCGATGAAGCTTACCGTCTCATCGACGATAGTTTTCACAAGGAGGCTATTGGTGAACTCGTCGATGTCATGACCAAACCTCGATACGCTCATAACATGGTTGTCATTTTGGCAGGACACAgcgatgagatggaagagctcttgatgttgaatCCAGGGCTGAGGAGTAGGTTTCCTACGGTCCTCGAATTTCCTCAGATGGCGCCCGAGGAGTGTCTGAAGCTGCTTGAGAAGTTGCTGTCAAAGCTCAACATCAGTTTGTCGATTTCTACTACCGGGGAACATAAGGTAGCTGTGCTTGATGTTTTGAAGCAGTTGATCGATAGTAAAGGATGGGCTAGTGGCCGTGACGTCAAGGCTCTCAGTCAGGCCATCATGAACCTGTTTTTACGAAAGCGG TCGTCGGCCAAAGAGCAACTAGTCA GTGTAGAGTGCGACTCTATCCTTGACAAGAAGGACCTGCTTGAGGTTATAAGCCGTCTTCCTCCAGTTAATGACCTGCGCATTGTCTTTCATTACAACAACTGCATGTATGCGGTGGCTGGTTTAGTTATTGAACAGCAGTCAGGGCGGCCATGGTACGAGTTCCTGAAGGAGAGGATCCTTGAACCCCTTGGAATGCATCGAGCCGTTAGACACCGAAAGAAGCTACCACATGGCAATGTCGCAGAACCTCATGTTGTCATTGATGGCTACTCACTGCATAGGCAAAAGCCAGTTGACACGGCCGCTGATGATACTTTCATGGAACTAGCTGGAGGTGTCTGGTCCAATGTATCAGATATGATGAAATGGGCCAAGCTCTCCTCAACGCCGTGCACCAGCAGCCTTCGGTCCTCAAACAGATTTCGACCATCGTATCACACAAATCCAATATCACCACCTCTTCCATAG
- a CDS encoding amidase signature domain-containing protein, protein MDLSPLTVFKRLGVASISNTGLVIAVPSRAPTLVTNAPPNLRVAVKDYFLVHGIKTSLCNRAYYDLSEHAAFTAEVIQALTNDGAHIRGLTKLSSVIAPEKPVDAVDYSTASNPRGNGYQSPAGSGSGSAAAVAAYGWLDCAIGTDTSGSGRRPALANGVWQFRPSHDSISLRGLVKTYDIFDTSCVFARSLDTLRRVADTWIAVPSLVKKQAYRLDGSKT, encoded by the exons ATGGATCT ATCGCCATTGACAGTGTTTAAGCGACTTGGGGTTGCAAGTATCTCCAATACCGGCCTCGTAATTGCCGTTCCGTCTCGAGCACCAACACTCGTTACCAACGCCCCGCCAAATCTACGTGTTGCAGTAAAGGACTATTTCCTCGTCCATGGAATTAAGACATCACTTTGCAACCGAGCCTACTACGATCTAAGCGAGCATGCAGCTTTCACAGCTGAGGTGATTCAGGCTCTCACTAATGACGGCGCACACATACGGGGATTGACGAAGCTCAGCTCAGTGATAGCCCCAGAAAAACCCGTGGATGCCGTTGACTATTCAACAGCATCGAATCCCAGAGGGAATGGGTACCAGTCTCCTGCGGGAAGCGGTAGTGGAagtgctgctgctgttgcggcTTATGGCTGGCTTGACTGTGCGATCGGCACTGATACGAGTGGAAGTGGTCGTCGACCAGCGTTGGCGAATGGTGTTTGGCAATTCAGGCCTTCTCATGATTCTATCTCGTTGAGAGGTCTGGTTAAGACCTATGACATATTTGATACGTCCTGTGTATTTGCGAGAAGCCTTGATACCCTACGTCGAGTTGCGGACACTTGGATTGCAGTTCCATCTCTGGTCAAGAAGCAAGCATATCGTCTCGATGGATCAAAGACTTGA